One window of Bacteroides sp. AN502(2024) genomic DNA carries:
- a CDS encoding barstar family protein, with amino-acid sequence MKHIIFTDEWNKDFFSNAYIGYVSSVATERELYTELSNILQFPSYFGKNWDALDELYRDFNWIEDEEIVIVHNDLSELSLNDLKTYIGIIVNSIDFWNHYLNDPHTLLYVFPKSEKRKIVDIIHECMQTCVFEFRLKIEDL; translated from the coding sequence ATGAAACATATAATATTTACAGATGAATGGAATAAGGATTTCTTTTCTAATGCTTATATTGGATACGTATCTTCTGTAGCTACAGAAAGAGAACTATACACTGAATTGTCTAATATTCTCCAATTTCCATCTTATTTTGGAAAGAATTGGGATGCATTAGACGAACTTTATCGCGATTTTAATTGGATTGAAGATGAGGAGATTGTAATTGTTCATAATGATTTATCAGAGCTGTCTTTAAATGATCTTAAAACATATATCGGGATTATAGTAAATAGCATAGACTTTTGGAACCATTACTTGAATGATCCTCATACTCTTCTATATGTTTTTCCAAAAAGTGAGAAAAGAAAGATTGTAGATATAATACATGAATGTATGCAAACCTGTGTTTTTGAGTTTCGTTTAAAAATAGAAGACTTATAA
- a CDS encoding DUF4304 domain-containing protein, with the protein MKEMIKRIMSLLDTRFIEYGFERKKTYDVFIKEVNDNLIYTIGFGVSHGSLGVFNLNPNVAVLYKDENDIEMKLRGIKSDTPGYVGGRIGMPVGYLMPEKTYIEWRFSKNEDVASEANKMADAIIKYGLPYLEELSDMNNLIYGLEIGKYSDLDGTMLPVFHYLNGDINRAFECIDENIKKFSVSGLEEYEVEILKKLASDNGEVYVDDNNVPEYYLEFIDNFKKMVGVHKDDSVVDK; encoded by the coding sequence ATGAAAGAAATGATAAAAAGAATAATGTCTTTGTTGGATACAAGATTCATTGAATACGGATTTGAAAGAAAAAAAACTTATGATGTTTTCATAAAGGAAGTAAATGATAATCTCATATATACCATAGGTTTCGGTGTTTCTCACGGTTCTTTGGGAGTATTTAACTTGAATCCCAATGTTGCAGTTTTATATAAAGATGAAAATGATATAGAGATGAAATTAAGAGGGATAAAATCAGATACTCCTGGCTATGTTGGCGGCAGAATTGGTATGCCTGTTGGTTATTTAATGCCTGAAAAAACTTATATCGAATGGCGTTTCTCAAAAAATGAGGATGTAGCTAGTGAAGCGAATAAAATGGCAGATGCTATCATAAAATATGGACTCCCTTATTTGGAAGAGTTATCAGATATGAATAATTTAATCTATGGCTTAGAAATAGGCAAATACTCTGATTTGGATGGAACCATGCTACCAGTGTTTCACTATCTGAATGGTGATATTAACCGTGCTTTTGAATGTATAGACGAGAATATAAAAAAGTTTTCGGTTTCTGGTTTGGAAGAATATGAAGTAGAAATACTAAAGAAACTAGCGTCAGACAATGGAGAGGTTTATGTAGATGACAATAATGTGCCAGAGTATTATCTTGAATTCATTGATAATTTTAAGAAAATGGTAGGAGTACATAAAGATGATAGTGTGGTGGATAAATAG
- a CDS encoding RHS repeat domain-containing protein has protein sequence MQRNYAFDDWGLPARRSVIRADKTVISDYSYHFNVEKNNLERRTNEIRRMSEDFGYDELNRLCAYGNNTVLYDNYGNIRWKGDAGQLVYTDPNRPYAVTGLTPVEDNIVKPGLDITYTAGERPSVITQDTKKAVLVYNANHDRIRMQLSVNDLTQLTRYYLGGNYELDIDSTGIQERLYLGGGYYDAPAVLVKQSDGSSVYFIHRDYLGSILQITDVQGSVVEENSFDAWGCRRNSLTHEVYADGSAPELMLGRGFTGHEHLPMFGLINMNARLYDPVLGRFLSPDPYVQILDYTQAFNRYSYCMNSPLCYVDENGEFWWLIAAAVIGGAINVATHWDSIDNFGQGLAYFGVGAAAGAIGAVTGGAATAVTGLGGFVGGAIGGFVGGATSGFTLGFGNTLVGGGNIGDAWSNGLYGALYGSATGTVAGGLIGGGLSFVKGQNVWTGQEIAQGRGAFSLKNTPINTVEHPEALNFSIDDGLSVLSKDPLLNNMNNTQMTPYDKGQLGVNEAMREFRAEGGTVYQTEVSVDVPDGTGGMIRNRFDFVGELNGKLHLFEVKNGSTAGFTPNQQINLPKLMSKTSFIFRGGNALKSPFLKPWVNKPYTSQKGFVVVYKHYF, from the coding sequence ATGCAACGTAATTATGCATTTGATGATTGGGGGTTGCCTGCAAGACGAAGTGTTATTCGTGCGGATAAAACAGTCATATCCGATTATAGTTACCATTTTAATGTAGAAAAGAATAATCTTGAGAGACGTACGAATGAAATTCGAAGAATGTCGGAGGATTTTGGTTATGATGAATTGAATCGTTTGTGTGCTTATGGTAATAATACCGTTCTTTATGATAATTATGGTAATATTCGCTGGAAGGGTGATGCAGGACAGTTGGTCTACACTGATCCTAACCGCCCATATGCTGTGACAGGTCTGACCCCTGTGGAAGACAATATTGTGAAGCCCGGTCTTGACATTACATATACCGCCGGCGAGCGTCCTTCTGTCATCACGCAAGATACGAAGAAGGCTGTGTTGGTATATAATGCTAATCATGACCGTATACGTATGCAGCTCTCGGTAAATGATTTGACTCAATTGACACGCTATTATCTGGGTGGTAACTATGAATTGGATATTGACAGTACGGGTATACAGGAAAGATTATACTTAGGTGGGGGGTATTATGATGCTCCTGCTGTGTTGGTGAAGCAAAGTGATGGTTCATCTGTTTACTTCATTCATCGTGATTATCTGGGTAGCATCTTGCAAATAACAGATGTGCAAGGAAGTGTGGTAGAAGAAAACAGTTTTGATGCCTGGGGATGCAGGCGTAATTCTTTGACACATGAGGTGTACGCTGACGGGAGTGCTCCGGAATTGATGCTGGGTAGAGGCTTTACAGGACATGAACATTTACCGATGTTCGGGCTCATTAATATGAATGCCCGTTTATATGATCCTGTATTAGGACGTTTTCTGAGCCCTGACCCTTATGTACAGATACTTGATTATACGCAGGCTTTCAACCGTTATAGTTATTGTATGAATAGTCCGCTGTGTTATGTGGATGAGAATGGGGAGTTCTGGTGGTTGATTGCGGCAGCCGTAATAGGTGGAGCGATTAATGTGGCGACTCATTGGGACAGCATAGATAATTTTGGGCAAGGCTTGGCTTATTTCGGAGTTGGTGCGGCAGCAGGTGCTATTGGTGCTGTGACTGGTGGTGCAGCAACTGCAGTGACTGGTTTAGGGGGTTTTGTAGGTGGTGCGATAGGAGGATTTGTAGGTGGTGCAACATCTGGCTTTACTCTAGGTTTTGGGAATACGTTAGTGGGCGGAGGAAATATTGGAGATGCTTGGTCTAACGGTCTTTATGGTGCATTATATGGTTCTGCTACAGGTACTGTGGCGGGTGGATTGATTGGTGGTGGCTTGTCTTTCGTCAAAGGACAGAATGTGTGGACTGGTCAGGAGATAGCTCAAGGACGTGGCGCTTTTTCGCTAAAAAACACACCGATAAATACAGTTGAACATCCTGAAGCGTTGAATTTTTCTATAGATGACGGGCTTTCTGTGTTGTCTAAAGACCCCTTGCTCAATAATATGAATAATACTCAGATGACTCCTTATGATAAAGGTCAATTGGGAGTAAATGAAGCGATGAGAGAATTTAGAGCAGAAGGAGGAACTGTATATCAAACAGAAGTCTCTGTAGATGTGCCTGACGGTACGGGTGGTATGATTCGTAACAGGTTTGATTTTGTTGGTGAATTGAATGGGAAATTGCATTTGTTCGAAGTCAAAAATGGTAGTACTGCGGGTTTCACTCCTAATCAACAAATTAATTTGCCTAAGTTAATGAGTAAAACGTCATTCATATTCAGAGGAGGAAATGCCTTAAAATCACCTTTTCTGAAGCCTTGGGTGAATAAACCATACACATCTCAGAAGGGTTTTGTTGTAGTTTATAAACATTATTTTTAA
- a CDS encoding FG-GAP-like repeat-containing protein: MRNIIQKIIILGIALLIAISTKAQQGAVVPEESNSAYDVGEIPVQYALTPTGAVTYQVPMDIHPDPEEFHPRLSFGYNSQQRESAMGYGWNIGGLSGITHVSGTIYYDGKSSPLSLNEDKLMLDGMRLLKTGTDEWQSEQGFIKVKKQADGTLVARYPDGNTAKFETSSQAPFCYVMTLYTNRKGRSVKYVYTQADNLPYIHKVLYGEVEGAYNDSVVFTYRNVNAAITRYTDGKPLKYSRLLEKVESFYKGKLWRRYLLSYQNRGVNLPIQLACETKNGKLNPLQFRYGDGRSIEFLSGSTIYLQRYFQNSVQGPNSHRSLALSRGKFNRALKSDGLISYPVLGEYTETQHLLVYKDLSGSNVSPVVFTAGKGFKQLEALDVNGDGLEEPVKVNYCDDKLVVSVYTNDVDPNRHSDYIYSEWDGYIHERQVITGDFNGDGKVELLAISSCYNSDKNKYPSRALLVDLNYRKAIYDGACFDFTLHQVDSRALYADRLIPMDYNGDGKTDICLININGLYVYEFTGSGFRQLAYSGAINIMHFNFESATIKDRELMVTDMNGDGNMDIILGPRRVHCKDGFKHLGDGICHGACNSESNLKSTSASGYKHYVHSYSGQECTVDPSVSQRDLVVFDWNVENGKRWTFLISTGNSSYSAVNSGFKVHTEELFYCFHETVGLNFMLLDVDNDGLPDLLRNVRGKIYVHLNENGKISQHYNYRSVLQMDNLSAQFAVANVAQPYYWSGSLICVDNEKLHVYKYNHNESKERMLRDFTDSYGVTSNHYYMDIMETSENGYVSRPDISLGYISYPYTIMNPHLYVPAWLKKTKGNEQLSWEYYKYTNAVFHRTGLGFRGFRKIETEDVVNKRTMASVFDPELLSTEVKKETPTDTVVRKYVLERAQDKTVLLKLKKETVKDALNGTEKVITYEYNDYGQATGMSTSYGAHYTEAKSFGYQNVENNDWYLLGLPLFSWTQSSRNDSTIIQEIRTDYDNRYLPVRKTKFVNGNITSQELYEYNDKLQLVKQEQRSYDSADKLTKVFEYSRDGRLLKESDPMGLYINYVYDLETGLLQNSTDHKGRIIHYEYDTWGHLIKTRYPDGRVKQLSTAWSSEREPGLYVAIVTETGKPVTKTHYDYLKREVRTSQVRFDGREMKTDKVYNVKTGLLEKESLSTTDSLPSRWNSLVYDKFGRRTSTRYASGKVDSCAYGALTDTIIENGIRHIRKYDETGLMTQATDAAGSIAYYYRPDGQPVVTIISGNIQTRFYYDKYGRRTAIKDPSAGIRRTEYDEAGNICKETDADGREIVKEYDRYGRVTKQVTPDLTTVYTYDDTETSCFPQCQVMVVLYVIPTMSMADWKRSVKKLQMVNGCRKRMVIQLTDCLNPLLIPLKTVL; encoded by the coding sequence ATGAGAAATATCATACAAAAAATAATTATTTTAGGGATCGCTTTATTGATAGCTATTTCAACAAAGGCACAGCAGGGAGCTGTAGTGCCAGAAGAAAGCAATTCCGCATATGATGTAGGCGAAATCCCTGTTCAATATGCTCTTACTCCTACCGGGGCAGTTACATATCAGGTGCCAATGGATATTCATCCTGACCCTGAGGAATTTCATCCCCGTTTGTCGTTTGGTTATAATAGCCAGCAGCGTGAAAGTGCAATGGGATATGGATGGAATATTGGCGGGCTGTCCGGTATTACCCATGTGTCTGGGACAATTTATTATGATGGAAAATCATCCCCTCTTTCCTTGAATGAAGACAAGCTGATGTTAGATGGCATGCGTTTGTTGAAGACCGGTACGGACGAATGGCAAAGCGAACAAGGGTTTATAAAAGTGAAGAAGCAAGCGGACGGTACATTAGTAGCTCGTTATCCGGATGGGAATACGGCAAAGTTCGAGACTTCTTCACAAGCTCCTTTCTGTTATGTGATGACATTGTATACAAATCGTAAAGGCCGATCTGTAAAATATGTCTATACACAGGCGGATAATTTGCCTTATATCCATAAGGTACTGTATGGAGAAGTCGAAGGTGCATATAATGATTCCGTAGTGTTTACTTATCGCAACGTGAATGCTGCTATCACTCGTTATACAGATGGAAAACCTTTAAAATACAGTCGTTTGCTGGAGAAGGTTGAATCGTTTTATAAAGGTAAACTGTGGCGGCGATATTTGCTTTCTTATCAGAACAGGGGTGTGAACCTGCCAATACAGTTAGCGTGTGAAACGAAAAATGGCAAGCTTAATCCTCTGCAATTCAGATATGGAGACGGAAGGAGTATCGAGTTTCTCAGTGGAAGTACGATTTATTTACAGAGGTATTTCCAGAACTCAGTTCAGGGTCCCAATTCTCATAGATCCCTTGCTTTATCACGCGGAAAATTCAATAGGGCATTGAAAAGTGACGGTTTGATTTCATATCCGGTGCTCGGTGAGTATACTGAGACACAACATTTATTGGTCTACAAAGATTTGTCGGGCTCAAATGTCTCTCCTGTCGTATTTACAGCCGGAAAAGGTTTCAAACAACTGGAAGCGTTAGATGTAAACGGAGACGGTCTGGAAGAGCCGGTAAAAGTAAATTATTGTGATGACAAATTGGTGGTATCGGTGTATACGAATGATGTCGATCCCAATCGGCATTCGGATTACATATATTCGGAGTGGGATGGATATATTCATGAACGACAGGTGATAACCGGTGATTTCAATGGGGATGGTAAAGTTGAGTTGCTGGCTATATCGAGTTGTTATAATTCGGATAAAAACAAATATCCTTCACGTGCCTTGTTGGTAGATTTGAATTATCGGAAGGCAATTTATGACGGAGCGTGTTTCGACTTTACATTGCATCAGGTGGATAGCAGGGCGTTGTACGCCGATCGCCTGATTCCTATGGACTATAATGGTGATGGCAAGACAGATATCTGTCTGATTAATATAAACGGGCTTTATGTTTATGAGTTCACCGGTAGCGGGTTCAGGCAGTTGGCATACTCTGGTGCAATTAATATCATGCATTTCAATTTCGAAAGCGCCACCATCAAAGACCGGGAGCTGATGGTGACTGATATGAACGGTGACGGAAATATGGATATTATTCTGGGACCTCGCCGTGTGCATTGCAAGGATGGTTTCAAGCATTTGGGAGACGGAATTTGTCATGGTGCATGTAATAGTGAAAGTAACTTGAAAAGTACCAGTGCCAGTGGGTATAAACATTATGTACATTCTTATTCGGGTCAGGAATGTACGGTCGATCCGAGTGTATCCCAGCGTGACCTTGTGGTCTTTGATTGGAATGTGGAGAACGGCAAGCGTTGGACATTTTTGATTTCTACGGGCAATTCATCTTATAGTGCCGTTAATTCGGGATTTAAGGTGCATACGGAAGAATTATTCTATTGTTTTCATGAGACAGTGGGGCTGAATTTCATGTTGCTAGATGTGGATAATGACGGGTTGCCTGATCTGTTGCGCAATGTTCGCGGGAAAATCTATGTTCATCTGAACGAAAACGGAAAGATAAGCCAGCATTATAATTACCGTTCGGTTTTACAGATGGATAACCTGTCGGCACAATTTGCCGTGGCGAATGTGGCGCAGCCCTACTATTGGTCAGGAAGTCTGATTTGCGTGGATAATGAGAAGCTTCATGTGTATAAATACAATCACAACGAGTCGAAAGAACGTATGCTGCGGGATTTTACAGACAGTTATGGAGTGACCTCAAACCACTATTATATGGATATAATGGAAACATCTGAGAATGGTTATGTGAGCCGGCCGGATATTTCATTGGGATATATCAGTTATCCTTATACGATAATGAATCCCCATTTGTATGTACCCGCATGGTTGAAAAAAACGAAAGGGAACGAGCAGCTTTCATGGGAATATTACAAGTACACCAATGCCGTGTTCCATCGTACAGGTCTGGGTTTCCGTGGTTTCCGGAAGATTGAGACAGAAGATGTGGTGAATAAACGTACGATGGCTTCTGTGTTCGATCCGGAGCTGTTGAGTACAGAGGTAAAAAAAGAAACTCCTACTGATACAGTTGTGCGTAAATATGTATTGGAGAGGGCGCAGGATAAAACTGTTCTTCTGAAATTGAAGAAAGAGACTGTGAAGGATGCTCTGAATGGTACGGAAAAGGTTATCACGTATGAGTATAACGACTACGGACAGGCAACCGGTATGTCTACTTCCTATGGTGCTCATTATACGGAAGCAAAATCATTCGGTTATCAGAATGTAGAAAACAACGACTGGTATCTGTTGGGGCTTCCGCTTTTCTCATGGACGCAAAGTTCTCGTAATGATTCGACTATTATTCAGGAAATAAGGACGGATTATGACAACCGGTATCTTCCTGTCCGTAAAACAAAGTTTGTCAACGGGAATATCACTTCCCAAGAACTTTACGAGTATAACGACAAACTGCAATTGGTCAAGCAGGAGCAGCGTTCCTATGACTCAGCAGATAAACTGACTAAAGTATTTGAATATAGTCGGGATGGGCGCTTGTTGAAAGAATCTGATCCTATGGGATTGTATATCAATTACGTTTATGATTTGGAAACCGGACTTTTGCAGAACAGTACCGATCATAAGGGGCGTATCATCCATTATGAGTATGATACATGGGGACATCTTATCAAAACCCGCTATCCTGATGGACGCGTGAAACAATTATCGACTGCGTGGAGTAGCGAAAGAGAACCGGGGTTGTATGTTGCAATCGTTACTGAAACAGGTAAACCTGTAACAAAAACGCATTATGACTATCTTAAACGGGAAGTACGTACATCACAGGTTCGCTTCGACGGAAGGGAAATGAAAACGGATAAAGTATATAATGTCAAAACTGGATTACTTGAAAAAGAATCGTTATCCACTACGGATAGTCTGCCCTCACGTTGGAATAGTCTGGTGTATGATAAGTTTGGCCGCCGTACTTCCACCCGCTATGCTTCGGGGAAAGTAGATTCTTGTGCTTATGGTGCCTTAACTGATACTATTATTGAAAATGGTATCCGCCATATCCGCAAGTATGACGAAACCGGACTGATGACACAGGCGACGGACGCTGCAGGAAGTATTGCTTACTATTACCGTCCCGATGGTCAACCGGTGGTGACAATAATTTCGGGAAATATACAAACCCGTTTTTATTATGATAAATATGGTCGTCGTACTGCTATTAAAGATCCTAGTGCAGGAATCCGGCGGACAGAATATGATGAAGCCGGAAATATTTGCAAAGAAACCGATGCTGACGGTCGTGAGATTGTGAAAGAGTATGACCGCTATGGCCGTGTCACGAAACAAGTAACACCGGATTTAACAACGGTTTATACCTACGATGACACGGAAACCTCTTGCTTTCCGCAGTGTCAAGTAATGGTAGTGCTCTACGTAATACCTACGATGAGTATGGCAGACTGGAAACGCAGCGTGAAGAAGCTCCAGATGGTAAATGGTTGCAGAAAACGTATGGTTATACAGTTGACGGATTGCCTGAATCCATTGCTTATACCTCTCAAAACGGTGCTTTGA
- a CDS encoding smalltalk protein, giving the protein MKKSVWDMILKVVIAVASALAGVLGANAMNL; this is encoded by the coding sequence ATGAAGAAATCGGTATGGGATATGATCCTGAAAGTGGTTATCGCAGTGGCTTCGGCTTTGGCAGGCGTTTTGGGCGCTAATGCGATGAATTTGTAA
- a CDS encoding N-acetylmuramoyl-L-alanine amidase, whose translation MRIINLIVVHCSATRRNCTLSPEDLDRLHRRRGFNGTGYHYYIRKDGTVYLTRPLERIGAHAKGFNDHSISICYEGGLDCRGRPADTRTPAQRAALRKLVGQLQEKFPGCRVCGHRDLSPDLNGNGEIEPEEWVKSCPCFEVAKEFKELEEFAIKTTNTEVRRVKQHIKEQKGGK comes from the coding sequence ATGCGAATCATCAATTTAATCGTGGTGCATTGCAGTGCCACGCGGAGGAATTGTACGCTCTCTCCGGAAGATTTGGACCGGTTGCACCGACGTCGCGGATTCAACGGGACAGGCTATCACTACTACATCCGCAAGGATGGAACAGTGTATCTCACCCGCCCGCTTGAACGCATCGGAGCACATGCTAAAGGTTTCAATGATCATTCAATAAGTATCTGTTATGAAGGTGGTCTGGACTGCCGGGGACGCCCGGCAGATACCCGGACTCCGGCACAGCGGGCTGCGCTCCGGAAACTCGTCGGGCAGCTACAGGAAAAATTTCCCGGCTGCCGGGTATGCGGACATCGGGATCTTTCTCCGGACTTGAATGGAAACGGTGAGATCGAACCGGAAGAGTGGGTTAAATCGTGCCCGTGTTTTGAGGTGGCAAAGGAATTCAAGGAACTTGAGGAGTTTGCTATCAAAACAACAAATACGGAAGTACGCAGAGTGAAACAACATATTAAAGAACAGAAAGGAGGTAAATAA
- a CDS encoding HU family DNA-binding protein: MPILYKPFQSVLEDKNKKKLFHPRVIYTGNVSTTQLAKEIAAYSSLSTGDVKNTIDNLVTVVAQHLQASESVTLDGFGTFRMVMKSNGKGVELPEKVSAAQASLTVRFLPNYTKNPDRTTATRSLVTGAKCVRFDLADTSVSGGGDSGKPGGGSDEGGEESPDPAS, translated from the coding sequence ATGCCTATATTGTACAAACCGTTCCAGTCGGTTCTGGAAGACAAGAACAAAAAGAAACTATTTCATCCCCGTGTGATATACACGGGCAACGTGTCGACCACCCAACTCGCCAAAGAGATAGCCGCTTACTCGTCTCTTTCCACAGGTGACGTGAAGAACACGATTGATAACCTGGTGACAGTGGTTGCCCAGCACCTGCAAGCATCGGAAAGTGTGACGCTCGATGGCTTCGGGACTTTTCGTATGGTGATGAAGTCCAACGGCAAAGGGGTTGAACTGCCGGAAAAAGTATCGGCTGCCCAGGCTTCCCTTACCGTCCGTTTCCTGCCCAACTATACCAAGAACCCCGACCGTACCACTGCCACCCGTTCTTTGGTGACAGGTGCCAAGTGTGTCCGTTTCGACCTTGCCGACACTTCGGTTTCGGGTGGCGGAGATAGTGGTAAACCTGGTGGTGGTTCCGATGAAGGTGGTGAAGAATCACCGGATCCGGCATCATAG
- a CDS encoding DUF4373 domain-containing protein: MGRIKRGLDYFPMSTSFMHDRMVRRVMKREGDAAFATLVETLSYIYGGKGYYISVNDEFYDELTDALYSTDMDDVKRIIALSVECGLFDAGLYRQYDILTSADIQRQYLFITKRRSSSLIEPAYCLLGAEELGSYQSSQSNKNSAGNANNKTAYDVTSTTDSVTSSTCSVTMEAEFATSGTQNKEKQTKINQNKLNHLSDSPQGEDGGGKNLKRRKVMTQEYIDNMQPPCDGMQRNFGGLLENLRSYKIPPSEQYAIILKSNFGAIGNPVWKGFSNIRGSNGKIKLPGHYLLSVIN, encoded by the coding sequence ATGGGAAGAATAAAACGGGGACTGGATTATTTTCCCATGAGCACCAGTTTCATGCACGACCGCATGGTGCGTCGTGTCATGAAACGTGAAGGTGACGCCGCTTTTGCCACATTGGTAGAAACGCTCTCGTACATCTATGGCGGAAAAGGATATTACATTTCTGTCAATGATGAGTTTTACGACGAACTGACGGACGCCCTTTACAGTACGGACATGGATGATGTGAAACGTATCATCGCTCTTTCTGTGGAATGTGGGCTGTTTGATGCCGGGCTTTACCGGCAATATGACATCCTGACTTCCGCCGACATTCAGCGGCAGTATCTCTTTATCACCAAGCGTCGCAGCAGTTCGCTGATAGAACCTGCTTACTGCCTGTTGGGAGCGGAAGAGCTTGGATCCTACCAATCTTCTCAAAGCAACAAAAACAGTGCGGGTAATGCCAATAACAAAACAGCCTATGATGTAACATCGACTACTGATTCTGTAACATCAAGTACTTGTTCTGTAACAATGGAAGCTGAATTTGCGACATCGGGTACACAAAACAAAGAAAAACAAACAAAAATAAATCAAAATAAATTAAACCACCTCTCTGACTCTCCTCAAGGAGAGGATGGAGGAGGAAAAAATTTGAAAAGAAGGAAGGTGATGACGCAAGAATACATCGACAATATGCAACCACCGTGCGATGGCATGCAGCGTAATTTCGGAGGATTGCTGGAGAACCTTCGCTCTTACAAGATTCCACCTTCCGAGCAATACGCCATTATTCTGAAAAGCAATTTTGGAGCTATCGGAAACCCTGTATGGAAGGGCTTCAGCAACATCCGAGGGAGTAATGGTAAAATCAAATTGCCGGGACATTATCTTTTGAGCGTAATTAATTAA
- a CDS encoding helix-turn-helix domain-containing protein, whose product MDTFLDVTGIVKRAKQALNFKNDSELAEYLGVSRGTVSNWCARNSIDFRLLLNKLGNTVDYNWLLLGKGNPKHQPRFCESELAQGEVEIIHNPKTAERVDDRSVTLYDITAAANLKTLFVNKQQYELGKILIPNISVCDGAVYVNGDSMYPILKSGDIIGYKEISSFDNVIYGEIYLVSFMIDGDEYLAVKYANRSEKEGCIKLVSYNTHHEPMDIPFASINAMAIVKFSIRRHMML is encoded by the coding sequence ATGGATACATTTCTGGATGTTACAGGAATCGTGAAGCGTGCCAAACAGGCTCTGAACTTCAAGAACGACAGCGAATTAGCTGAATATTTAGGTGTTTCACGTGGCACAGTATCCAATTGGTGCGCACGAAACAGCATAGATTTCCGCCTACTACTCAACAAATTGGGAAACACGGTAGATTACAACTGGCTTCTTTTGGGAAAAGGAAATCCGAAGCATCAGCCAAGATTCTGCGAAAGCGAACTGGCACAGGGAGAAGTGGAGATTATACACAATCCTAAAACAGCGGAACGGGTAGACGACCGGAGTGTGACGCTATACGACATTACAGCGGCTGCAAATCTGAAGACATTATTCGTTAACAAGCAGCAGTACGAACTGGGGAAGATATTGATTCCGAATATCTCCGTTTGTGACGGGGCGGTTTATGTAAACGGAGACAGCATGTATCCCATACTGAAATCGGGGGATATCATCGGATACAAAGAAATCAGCAGTTTCGACAACGTTATTTACGGAGAAATATACCTAGTGTCGTTTATGATTGACGGAGACGAGTATCTGGCAGTGAAATATGCAAACCGGTCGGAGAAAGAAGGGTGTATCAAATTGGTGAGTTACAATACGCATCATGAGCCGATGGATATTCCATTCGCATCCATCAATGCGATGGCAATCGTGAAGTTCTCGATTCGCAGGCACATGATGCTATAA